A genomic window from Lotus japonicus ecotype B-129 chromosome 1, LjGifu_v1.2 includes:
- the LOC130733833 gene encoding probable acyl-activating enzyme 6, with product MDKLSHPNTANSPPLTPLTFLERAAIVYGDCTSIIYNRTTTFTWSQTHRRCLQLASSISSLGIGKRHVVSVLSPNTPAMYELQFAVPMSGATLNNLNLRLDHHTLSTLLRHSESRLLFVDILYLPLTLNALSSFPPNTPKPKLVLINDDTLASHQTKPQPTLDTYKTLDTYETLVSLGNPEFKWVRPNSEWDPIVLNYTSGTTSSPKGVVHSHRSIFITSLDSLIHWSVPKNPVYLWTLAMFHGNGWCYPWGIAAVGGTNVCTRRIDAPTIFHLIEHHGVTHMCAAPVVLNMLSSYKRGEKLKKPVHVLTGGSPPPAPILLRAEEMGFEVTHVYGMTEAGGVVATCAWRREWDRLPATERARLKARQGVRTLGMTEVDVVDTSTGKRVRRDGVSVGEVVYRGACVMLGYLKDVEATRKCVKGDGWLYTGDVGVMHEDGYLEIKDRSKDVIISGGENLSSVEVEAVLYMHPAVNEAAVVARPDEFWGETPCAFVSLKEGGLSKVTEKEVMEFCRERLPHFMVPKTVVFREELPKTATGKVEKHVLRSDAQAMGSLSAPSIPSRM from the coding sequence ATGGACAAGCTATCTCACCCAAACACAGCAAACTCACCACCCCTCACCCCACTCACTTTTTTAGAGAGAGCAGCTATCGTCTACGGCGACTGCACTTCCATCATCTACAACCGCACCACCACCTTCACCTGGTCCCAAACCCACCGCCGATGTCTCCAGCTTGCTTCCTCCATCTCCTCCCTCGGCATTGGCAAACGCCATGTCGTCTCCGTGCTTTCCCCCAACACCCCTGCCATGTACGAGCTCCAGTTCGCCGTTCCCATGTCCGGTGCCACCCTCAACAACCTCAACCTCCGCCTTGACCACCACACCCTCTCCACACTCCTCCGCCATAGTGAATCAAGGCTCCTCTTCGTCGACATCCTCTACCTCCCCCTCACCCTCAACGCCCTCTCTTCCTTCCCTCCAAACACCCCCAAACCCAAACTTGTCCTCATCAACGATGATACACTCGCGTCACACCAAACCAAACCCCAACCAACACTCGACACCTACAAGACACTCGACACCTACGAGACACTAGTCTCGTTAGGTAACCCGGAGTTTAAATGGGTCCGACCCAATTCTGAGTGGGACCCAATTGTGTTGAACTACACCTCCGGAACGACGTCGTCTCCAAAAGGCGTTGTTCATAGCCACAGATCAATTTTCATCACATCCCTTGATTCACTCATTCATTGGTCCGTGCCGAAGAACCCGGTTTATTTATGGACCCTCGCGATGTTCCACGGTAATGGGTGGTGCTACCCATGGGGGATCGCAGCCGTGGGAGGTACCAATGTCTGCACGCGTAGGATTGACGCGCCGACAATTTTTCATTTGATTGAGCATCACGGTGTGACGCACATGTGCGCCGCGCCGGTGGTGCTCAATATGCTGTCAAGCTACAAAAGAGGAGAGAAACTTAAGAAACCGGTACACGTGTTAACCGGCGGATCGCCGCCTCCCGCGCCAATTTTGTTACGAGCGGAGGAGATGGGGTTTGAGGTGACGCACGTGTACGGCATGACGGAGGCCGGCGGGGTAGTTGCGACGTGCGCGTGGAGGAGGGAGTGGGACCGGTTGCCCGCGACGGAGCGGGCGAGGCTGAAGGCGAGGCAAGGGGTGAGGACGTTGGGGATGACGGAGGTGGACGTGGTGGACACGAGCACAGGGAAGCGCGTGAGGCGCGACGGGGTGAGCGTGGGTGAGGTAGTTTACCGCGGCGCGTGTGTGATGCTGGGGTACTTGAAGGACGTGGAGGCCACGCGCAAGTGCGTGAAGGGTGATGGGTGGTTATACACAGGCGATGTGGGAGTTATGCATGAGGATGGTTATTTGGAGATTAAGGACAGGTCCAAGGACGTGATTATTAGCGGCGGAGAGAATCTGAGCAGCGTGGAGGTGGAGGCGGTGTTGTACATGCACCCGGCGGTGAATgaggcggcggtggtggcgCGGCCGGATGAGTTTTGGGGGGAGACGCCGTGTGCGTTTGTGAGCTTGAAAGAGGGAGGGTTGTCTAAGGTGACGGAGAAGGAGGTGATGGAGTTTTGTAGGGAGAGGCTTCCGCACTTTATGGTGCCAAAGACGGTGGTGTTTAGGGAGGAGCTGCCGAAGACTGCGACGGGGAAAGTTGAGAAGCATGTGCTTAGAAGTGATGCACAAGCTATGGGGTCCCTGTCTGCACCATCTATACCTAGTCGCATGTAA
- the LOC130733831 gene encoding protein MAIN-LIKE 1-like, producing MKNRKRSRASEDAGPTEDRHRRLHASSRRGDHAATSHAVEASAPAPVDSMQSPMVEASAPAPVEPTDRVPTPPSPMVEVPRHESPGEESSGESSSGDESSGDESSDEESSGEEGSYDEDSIPPPDVDADVVPEAQGGEEDLIQRLPPFPGGPVDLSLLTHYADHKAPWTWHALLRTDERYVDRRHLRVATAGGKVWNLACDGDSDSHRRVRELIEQTGLHQLPWCSYSETDAGLILALVERWHEETSSFHMPFGEMTITLDDVSALLHLPMGSRFYTPGRGERDECAALCAELMGGYVARYHAEFDKNRSQTIRFGVLQTLYDAALEEHRYEDAARIWLVNQLGATLFASKSGGYHTTVYWIGMLQDLGRVSEYAWGAIALATLYDQLDRASRRGTAQMGGFSSLLLGWAYEYLSDRVIIRRADPEYSQDQPRARRWVMSRVGHAGLDERRVMLDELTVDDIIWTPFEDHRAHRPRDQKAMYSGYIRTPFGRVVRRHLPERVLRQFGYIQDVPRHPSEIQTTGSLAETADAAYADFVPHLRPQGIPVTHSGEAVEEYMRWYGGVSHRFIIPDDRREEFSAVTVVRRVVDLLEQSLEVPDALAVGTHARSLTERALDLIRSSAFIGTQGVAFAAVRGAGAAGGRGRGGRARGGRARGGRARGEGAPAEGARGGRARGPRGRRGGGRGRGE from the exons atgaagaacagaaagaggtctcgagCTAGTGAGGATGCGGGGCCTACagaggatagacaccggcgattacatgcttctagccggcgcggcgatcatgctgcGACCTCTCACGCGgttgaggcttcagctccagctccagttgattctatgcagtcgcccatggtagaggcttcagctccagctccagttgaGCCTACTGATCGAGTTCctactccgccgtctcccatggtTGAGGTACCTCGCCATGAGTCACcaggcgaggagtcatcaggcgagtcgTCATCCGGCGATGAGTCATCCGGCGATGAGTCATCCGACGAGGAGTCATCCGGCGAGGAGGGGTCATatgacgaggatagtattcctcctcctgatgttgatgctgatgtcgtgccagaggcacagggtggcgaggaggacctgatccagaggttgccgccgtttccgggggggcctgttgatctgtcgcttctcacgcattatgctgatcacaaggctccctggacgtggcatgcactcctacgcacagacgagcggtatgtggaccgtcgacacttgagggtggccacagctggggggaaggtttggaaccttgcttgtgatggtgattcagacagtcacaggagggttcgagagttgattgagcagacgggtcttcatcagctaccctggTGCAGCTACTCGGAGACAGATGCAGGCCtcattttggcccttgtggagcgatggcatgaggagactagtagcttccacatgccgtttggggagatgaccatcaccctggacgacgtgtcggctcttctccatctcccaatggggtcgaggttctatacgcctgggaggggggagagggacgagtgtgcagcgctaTGTGCTGAGTTGATGGGAGGATATGTTGCTCGTTATCATGCTGAGTTTGATAAGAACAGGAgccagactattcgctttggggtcttgcagacccTGTATGATGCTGCGTTGGAGG agcaccgatatgaggacgctgcacggatttggctggtgaaccagctaggcgcgacgctctttgctagcaagagcggtGGATACCACACGACCGTCTACTGGATAGGTATGTTGCAGGATCTCGGTCGAGTGtccgagtacgcgtggggcgcaattgcgctcgctacgttgtacgaccagcttgatcgagcgtccaggagggggacggcccagatgggaggtttcAGCTCACTCTTGCTAGGATGGGcctacgagtacctttctgatcgcgtcattatccggagggcggatccggagtactcgcaggaccagcctagggcgcggcggtgggttatgtcccgggtcgggcatgcaggcctcgatgagaggcgagtcatgctcgatgagctgacggtggatgacattatatggaccccatttgaggaccatcgggctcatcgaccacgggatcagaaggccatgtattctggctacatccggacgccatttggccgtgttgttcgacgacatctaccagagagggttctgcgccagtttggctacatccaggatgtccctcgacacccctccgagatccagacgactgggtcccttgctgagaccgcagatgctgcctatgctgattTTGTGCCGCACCtgcgccctcaggggatccctGTTACTCATTcgggagaggctgtggaggagtacatgaggtggtatggcggtgtgtcccatcggttcatcatccctgatgataggagggaggagttcagtgctgtg acgGTTGTGCGTCGGGTcgtggacttgttggagcagtcactggaGGTGCCAGATGCTCTTGCAGTTGGCACGCATGcccgatccctcactgagagggcgctggatcttattagatccagcGCATTCATCGGTACCCAGGGagtagcctttgctgctgtccgaggagctggagctgcaggaggcagaggtcgtggaggtagagcgcgtggaggcagagcccgtggaggcagagcccgtggagagggtgcACCTGCAGAGggcgctcgtggaggcagagctcgtggacctagaggtcggaggggtggcggtaggggtcggggcgagtga
- the LOC130733830 gene encoding PKS-NRPS hybrid synthetase cheA-like yields MDNKVPYSLPGMTESFLFHESQLIEVGLNNAQPEEVPPPAFVPLCISIDVSHLFTTDQIFPTRDDLINWVHGIAIENGYVVLITKSDSGGNGSRKAYVMLGCEKHGKYVPYRDPDLVEGTRTQKTECPFRLKGRPMKNGIDRDWRLKVMEGTHNHEPARSLLGHNFVGRLNSEEKEQVEKMSKSWVPPRKMLLTLKENNPLNLTTISRIYGACKRLRKSLRGSLTEMQHLLKKLDGDKYVHFERHEPGSEVIRDVFWAHPNAIKLFNTFPYVVIMDCTYKTNKYKIPLLEIVGLTSTDKTYSIAFCYIVNEGTDDYVWALECMKSLLADQAMLPKVIVTDRDLALLSAAKQSLPNTSHLLCLWHINKCVLAKCKLYVGTDDFAELVMGKWRDVVDAATVEEFEVQWMQLFNMCKDKYSNFTSYCSTTWLVHKEKFAKAWTNHVMHFGTTTSNRAEGAHASLKKMLRDCKGDLATSWDASHSLTCNRHTEILASFERSIHRIDHIFMFPFYTNIRGFVSNKCLQLIDDEHIRMKSYGGCDCLLRETHGLPCGCELAGYERIPYESIHPFWKRLSWEHVPEPVADTISNHICGMNHGDMQPEVEALTHYFSSLDTGGQSMVRRKLQAIYCPESSSLCTPEVQIRSKRTLKANERKPPKVKAIGSLTRDPSGFEHVDREIKEAKKASQPPKKKKRVKKSDTSYFMGHFPSFFHPYIHTVQNVEDDGNCGYRAIAALLGLPSGEEGWPCVREALIDELERHRGLYDEMWSRHVVNALHSRLTLLPGHPATEDKWMQLPEMGYLVATRFQVVFISISSQGCWSYLPLRGEGPPPVHRVIAVGHVINHFVQLHLTPGHSMPPIALQWERYVDPISVSWCVPYVTRLHRFTSELEAWFVTFGVPLSHQSYVDITTD; encoded by the exons atggataataaagttccgtattctcttccagggatgacagaatcatttttatttcatgaatcccaattgattgaagttggattgaacaatgctcaacctgaagaggtgccaccaccagcatttgtacccctgtgtataagtatagatgtctcgcatttatttacaactgatcag attttccctacccgtgatgatcttatcaattgggttcatggaattgcgattgaaaatggatatgttgtgttgatcacaaagtcagatagcggtgggaatggaagcagaaaagcttatgtcatgttggggtgcgagaagcatggtaagtatgttccctacagagaccctgaccttgttgaaggaacgagaacacaaaagacagaatgtccttttagactaaaaggacgacctatgaaaaatggcatagatagagattggcggctaaaggtgatggaaggtacacacaaccatgaaccagctaggtcactacttggccacaattttgttggtcgtctaaattccgaagagaaggagcaagtggaaaaaatgtcaaagagttgggttccaccgagaaagatgctgttgactttgaaggaaaacaatcctttaaacttgactaccatatctcgGATTTATGGTGCctgcaagaggttaagaaaatccctccgcgggtcattgacagaaatgcaacacttgttgaagaagttggacggtgacaagtacgtccactttgaaagacatgagcctggatcggaagtcattagggatgtattttgggctcatccaaatgctatcaaactgttcaacacatttccatatgtagtgattatggattgcacatacaagacaaacaaatataaaattccattgcttgagattgttggactgacttccacagataagacatactccatagccttttgctacattgttaatgagggcacagatgactacgtttgggcactggagtgtatgaagtctctattagctgatcaagccatgttgcctaaggtgattgttactgacagggatcttgccttattgagtgctgctaagcaaagccttcccaacaccagtcatttattatgcttgtggcacatcaacaagtgtgttttggcaaagtgcaaactctatgttggtacagatgattttgctgaattGGTTATGGGGAAGTGGAGAGAtgtggtggatgctgcaacagttgaagaatttgaagttcaatggatgcaattgtttaatatgtgcaaggacaaatacagcaactttacctcctattgttctactacatggttggtccacaaggaaaaatttgccaaggcatggacaaatcatgtgatgcactttggaacaacaacaagtaacag ggctgagggtgcacatgccagtttgaagaagatgttgcgggattgcaagggtgacctagccacttcttgggatgcgtcgcatagtttgacatgtaatcgacatactgaaatattagcatcgtttgagcgcagtattcacagaattgatcacattttcatgttcccattttacacaaatattagaggatttgtgtcaaacaaatgcctgcagctcatcgacgatgaacatataagaatgaagtcctacggcggatgcgattgcttgttgagagagactcatggactaccttgcggttgtgaacttgcag gttatgaaagaattccatatgagtcaattcatccattctggaagagactgagttgggagcatgtacctgaacctgttgcagatactatcagcaaccatatttgcggcatgaaccatggagatatgcaaccagaagttgaggcattgacacattatttcagttctttggatactggagggcagagtatggtaaggaggaagcttcaagctatctattgtcctgaaagcagttcacTTTGTACTCCTGAGGTTCAGATAAGGTCCAAGCGCACTCTTAAGGCGAACGAAAGAAAACCACCCAAGGTtaaagcaataggatccttgactcgtgatccttcaggTTTTGAGCATGTTGATAGGGAGATCAAAGAGGCAAAGAAGGCTTCgcaaccaccaaagaagaagaagcgtgtgaagaagtctgatacaagctatttcatgggtcattttccatcctttttccacccatatatacacacagttcagaatgttgaggacgatggtaactgtggctatagagccATTGCTGCATTACTGGGACTACCATCAGGTGAGGAAGGTTGGCCATGTGTTAGGGAAGCGTTGATAGACGAACTTGAACGACACAGAGGAttgtatgatgaaatgtggTCCAGACATGTGGTTAATGCCTTACATTCTCGACTCACTCTTCTTCCTGGTCATCCGGCTACCGaggataaatggatgcaactgccagagatgggataccttgtagcaaccaggttccaagtGGTTTTCATATCCATCTCTTCTCAGGGTTGTTGGTCATACCTTCCACTAAGAGGAGAAGGTCCACCTCCTGTACATCGTGTTATAGCTGTTGgtcatgtgataaatcactttgtacag ctccatctaactcctggacattctatgccgccaattgctctccagtggGAACGGTATGTTGATCCTATATCAGTAAGCTGGTGCGTCCCATATGTTACACGTTTACACAGGTTCACATCAGAATTAGAAGCTtggtttgttacttttggtgttcctcttagtcaccaaagctatgtagacatcaccACAGACTGA